In Brassica rapa cultivar Chiifu-401-42 chromosome A06, CAAS_Brap_v3.01, whole genome shotgun sequence, a single window of DNA contains:
- the LOC103874975 gene encoding RPM1-interacting protein 4 produces the protein MAANRQSLPKFGEWTEDVPFTVVFDKASRSSRKNTNKSNRNPNEYPEMNPTAAQTRNQRHDQPPNHNVRPSQERFDRREETEFRPSPAYSERNNRVRAPPPAETYDHQSYGGGGTNPSETNRRQPYDHTPVKPRPISNLRGRGSERVATIPPFPGSGSEDQSYTLIFEKVKENKRQSGTVSSYDETDHSNPTPLINDDQHHQPLPSSPKGCCFPRWCRK, from the exons ATGGCAGCA AATCGTCAAAGCTTACCTAAATTCGGAGAATGGACAGAAGATGTTCCATTCACAGTAGTGTTCGATAAAGCCAGTAGGTCGTCGAGGAAAAATACAAACAAGTCTAATCGTAATCCCAACGAGTATCCAGAAATGAATCCAACCGCTGCGCAAACTCGAAATCAAAGACATGACCAACCACCAAACCACAATGTAAGACCGAGCCAAGAAAGATTCGATAGAAGAGAAGAAACCGAATTCAGACCGTCTCCTGCTTACAGTGAAAGAAACAATCGAGTCAGAGCTCCTCCTCCAGCAGAAACATATGACCATCAATCATACGGTGGCGGAGGTACAAATCCATCGGAAACAAATAGACGCCAACCATATGATCATACACCGGTGAAACCTAGGCCCATAAGCAATCTTAGAGGTCGGGGCAGTGAAAGG GTCGCAACTATTCCGCCGTTTCCTGGATCGGGTTCTGAGGATCAGAGTTATACACTCATCTTTGAAAAAGTGAAAGAAAACAAGAGACAAAGTGGGACTGTGAGCTCTTACGATGAAACTGATCATAGCAATCCGACTCCACTCATCAACGACGACCAACATCATCAACCGCTACCTTCTAGTCCCAAG GGTTGCTGCTTTCCTAGATGGTGCCGAAAGTGA
- the LOC103874978 gene encoding uncharacterized protein LOC103874978: MIQLLFMVLFVEGAIAFLLLIKIGPLRELVIKSLDQMKMGKGPATVKTIAGTMSVILLSNLMSIVKIQNKGAKLGTMSPMDQVLWRTHLLEASLMGVVLFLGFIIDRMHHYLRKLINLRGNVGSSKEELEQLQKERTEFKEKEDKASKEIKQLQEKLSSVSERLKKAETESKEKEKKLETAETHVTALQKQSAELLLEYDRLLEDNQKLQSQILGKT; this comes from the exons ATGATTCAGCTACTGTTTATGGTTCTGTTCGTGGAAGGTGCGATTGCATTCTTGCTGCTGATTAAGATTGGCCCATTGAGGGAGCTCGTGATTAAAAGCCTTGACCAGATGAAGATGGGGAAAGGTCCTGCCACTGTGAAAACCATCGCTGGAACCATGTCTGTTATCCTCTTGTCCAATCTCATGAGCATCGTCAAGATCCAGAACAAAGGTGCAAAGCTTGGGACAATGTCTCCTATGGATCAGGTCCTTTGGAGAACTCACTTGCTTGAAGCTTCTCTAATGG GAGTCGTACTTTTCCTCGGCTTCATAATTGACAGGATGCACCACTACCTCAGAAAGCTAATCAATCTAAGGGGTAACGTCGGATCATCTAAAGAAGAACTTGAACAGCTTCAGAAAGAGAGAACCGAATTTAAAGAGAAAGAGGACAAAGCGTCCAAGGAAATCAAGCAGCTGCAAGAAAAACTGTCATCTGTTTCAGAGAGACTTAAGAAAGCAGAGACCGAgtcaaaagagaaagagaagaagctgGAAACCGCTGAGACACATGTCACGGCTCTCCAGAAACAGTCTGCAGAGCTGCTTCTGGAGTATGATAGATTGCTAGAAGACAACCAAAAGCTCCAAAGCCAGATTCTGGGAAAAACGTAA